Genomic window (Halomicroarcula saliterrae):
CGTGTATCTCCCGTTCGGCTTCGTCGGCCCGCTCGGCCTCCTCTTCGAGCAGTTCCTGTTCGACGCTGGAATCGGGATGGGTCCGTGAATCGTCTTGCTGTGGACGGTCGTGCTGGTGCTCGCTGTCGGGCGTAGCCGCTCCATCGCCGGCAGATTCGAGTTCACAGATGCGGCAACAGGAAACAGCGTCGTCTGACTGCATAGCAGCGCGGTGGTCCCGTGGCTGTTCGTTCGGCGGGTCGTGGTCTGGGGGGTTCTTCATGTGTTGTCTATTGGTACCGTCACCCATTGTACTATCTACACGCCAACACTATCGCGTACGGCCGGCGGGAGGACTCGAATAAGAACCACAGTAGCAGCCGTCAGCACGCCGTGAGTTCAAGCGTGTGCAGTATATCCCGCGTCTTCGACAGCCTCCACGAGGCTCGATACCTCTGTGTCACCCTCGACAGTGGCCTGTTCAGCATCTCGATCGGCGGTGGCACCGGTGACGCCGGAGACATCCGCTAACGCGTCTTCGACTGTCTGTTCACAGTGTCCGCAGGTCATCCCTTCGACGGTGATAGTGGTGGACATACAGTACTAACTACGCCTCGCTCTTTTATTCGGATTGTCCTTTTTTACCGAAAGTAGTTGAGACAAATGGCTTTGGAATCGAAGCGGAGTGTGTCCTCTGAAGCTTGGAGATTACATCGGGCGGCGCCGAGCAAACGGCTCCGATGACCCACCGCGGGAGACGCCGGTAATCAGGTCGGGCATGGTCGCATCACTGTTCGACCCGGATGTCGTGTTGGGTCGTGATGAGCGTGCCATCCGGTTTCGACTGGAGGAACAGCCGATATCTCCCGGCCGTCGGAAACCGCGCACCGAATTCGACCTGTCCACTGTCGGGACTCGTCTCCTCGGGATGGACGTGCAGGTATGCGAGGTCGCCTTCGCGGAGTGCAACAAGATGGCCGAGTGCGCCCAGATACGGGTCCAGTCGAGACACGGGTTCGCCGTCATCTCTGATTTCGAATACCAACTCAGACGCCTCTCCAGCGAGAATCCCACCTGTCTGGAGTTCAATATCGTATCCCGCTGCTGTCGCATGTCGTGCTGTATTGGGCCTTGGTGCGACCGCCATCTCACCTGAAGCAAAGAGGTCGACTCCAAGTGTCATCGGATGACCGTCCACCACTATGTCGATGAACGCTCGATAGACGCCCGGGTCAGGAAGGGTGAGCGCCTCGACACGCCACGTCCCATCGTTTCCGAGGGTTGGATGGAGATGCTGGAAGCGAGTGAGGTCTCGACGGACGACAATGAGGTGCCCGCGCTGTCCGTGAGCTTCCTCGAAGTCTGTCACGACATCGCCGTTTTGCGAGACAATCTGGAAGCTCCAGTCCAGTGAGTCACTTGGTGTAAAGCGTGTCTCCGCCGGGACGAAGCGAAGGCCGTTTGCGTCCACCGATAGCCCGCCCAGCGTCGCGTGTCCGCCGGGACCGTATCCCTCTGGAGAGCCGTGGCGCCCGTGTTCGGAGTGATTCTCCATAGCAGAGAGAGGGCCTGTCATAGGTTAACAGATTGCCCTGATTGAGGTGTGGCCACGCAGCGAACGATGAGCTAGAACGCCTGTCTCACACAGACAGTCATTGTAGCCGGCGTATCTTGCTTCCGAACACAAACTTTCGTCGGGTTCAGAGCTAACAATCTTAAGAACAATTGACAAAACAGATGGCTGTGTTGGTCTACATATGCAAGCTGCCATCGTCGACGGGATTTTCGAATCCTTACGGATCGGATTCGGATTCCTTTGGACAGCAGCATGGGCAATCATCATGGGCCTCGTCATCACGAGTCTCGTGCAGGTCTACGTCTCGAAGGAACGCATGGCAAGAGTACTGGGCGAGGAGACTGTGGGTGGCGTCACGAAAGCGACGTTGTTTGGCGCTGCAAGTAGCGGGTGTAGCTTCGGTGCGATTGCTATCGGGAAAGGGCTGTTCAAGAAGGGGGCACACGCGGTGAACGTCCTCGCCTTCATGTTCGCCTCGACGAACCTAATCGTCGAGCTGGGGCTCATGATTCTCATACTCCTGGGCTGGGAGTTCCTCGTCGCGGAACTGCTCGGTGGTGTCATTCTCATCGCGGTGATGGCGGTCCTCGTCCATTTGACCCTCCCGGAGAATCTCTTCGACGAGGTCAGACAGGCGCTCAACGACCGCGACCACGAGCACGGGATTACAGAGGACCCGACCTGCGGGATGGAAGGCAAAGACGAGTACTCGCTGGTGACCGATGGCGGCGAGATGCTGAAGTTCTGCTCGGAAGGCTGTATGGAGACCTACGAGCAGGAAGCCGCCAGTAGTGGTGGGTGGCGTGAGGAACTCCTGTCGTGGGGCGGCTGGTACAAGGTCGGCAATCAGTACCGAAAGGAGTGGTCAATGATCTGGAAGGACGTCGTGGCCGGCTTTCTCATCTCGGGGTTCGTCATCGTGTTCGTCCCACAATCAGTGTGGAACACGCTGTTCCTCCAGGGCGAGGGTGTGCTTGTCAGCGCCGAGAATGCAATCATGGGGGTCGCCATCGCCGTCGTCAGCTTCGTCGGAAGCATGGGCAACGTCCCATTCGCCGTTGCCCTCTGGGGCGGGGGTATTAGCTTCGCTGGCGTCATCGCGTTCGTCTACGCCGACCTCATCACGATTCCCGTCCTGAACGTCTACCGGAAGTACTACGGTTGGAAGGTGATGCTGTACATCCTCGGTGTGTTCTTCGTGACGATGGCCTTCACGGGCTTTCTCATGGAAGAACTGTTCAACGCGCTCGGTATCGTCCCAGACCTCGCGGGCGGAGAGACAGCGACCGAACAGACGTACTTCGAACTCAACTACACGTTCTACCTCAACGTCATCGCTTTCGCGCTTTCTGGGTTCCTCCTGTATGTCTACCGTCGAGGTCTCGGCGCGCCCGGTCAGTATCGTGACCCCGTTTGTGGGATGCGAACCGACGACAGCGGGCCGAGTCTCTCCCACGACGGGGAGACGTACTACTTTTGTTCGGAGCGCTGCAAGCAGTCCTTCGACGAGCACCCGACAGAGTTCTCAGACCAACACCCACACGTTTCTGAAGGAGGTGGGGCCGACAGCCATGACCATTGACCGAATCCCGTCACACCGCGTCGACGAGAGGCGGCAGCCCGTATCGGTACACCTGTCAGACTACTGCATCTCGGCAGTAGCGACAGCCACACTATGTCCCAGCAAATCCACTTCGGAGGTGACTAACAGTGTCCGTTGACCTGGTCATCCACGATGCACTCGTCTTGACTGTCGACGAACGCAACCGGCTCTACGAGCGTGGGACGGTCGTCGTCGACGACGGACGTATCACAGAGGTTCGGAAGTCCATCGACGGCGATGGGAAGCTCGTGATGCCGGGGCTCATCAACGCACACACACATCTCGAATTCACTCCGCTGATAGGTGCGTTCAGCGACCTCGGGTTGCTGGAGATGATGGGCAGCATGACTGCTATCTTCGGTCGTCTCGCCGATGACGAGTTCGACTATCTGGTGGAGGCCGGATACGAACTGGCCGCACTGAACTTTGCGCTTGGCGGCGTTACGACGGTCAACTCGATGGACGTCCAGCCCGGCGCAGGTGCCGAGGCGTTCGGCGAAGCAGGGCTGCGTGGCTTGTTCGGTCCGGTGATTACGGACCTCTTCTGGGATGAACCGGTCGATGAACAGTTCGACCGCGCTCGCCAGTTCATCGAGGCGTATCACGATACCTACGGCGGGCGTATTCAAGCGACGATTTGCCCACACGACGACTGGTCGTGTACACGCGAGCTATGGGAGCGCACAGCGGCCCTCGCTACAGAATACCCCGATTTGCTCGTGCATACGCATCTGCTCGAACTCGAAGAGAGTAACACGATGGCACGAGCCAACGGCGCCGCCGACTCGCTCGACCTGCTCGACGATGTCGGCCTCCTAGACGACCGCCTCCTTGCTGCGCATTTCCGTCTCGCCGACGAGGACGATATCGAGCGAACTGCAGCCTCGGAAGCGTCCGTCGCGCACTGTCCCTCTGTCTTCGCCTACTGGAACCCCGACGCTGAGATGCAGTGGACGCCGGTACCCGAGTTACGGTCGGCAGGCGTCGATGTCGGGCTGGGAATCGACGACCACTACTGGCACGATTCGTACAGCCTGTTCGGCGAAGCCCGACAGGCCCGCCTCGCTGCCAATCTCAAGCGGACGGCCGGACAGTACACCTCGATGGAGCTCGTCCGAATGCTCACCGTCGAGGGAGCACGGGCCCTGGGGATAGGCGACGAAATCGGGAGTGTCGAACCGGGCAAACGTGCCGACTTGATTCTCTTGAATATAGAGAAGCCGAAGTTCACGCCCCTGACCAACATCCCCGCTCACATCGTGAACAACGCTGGTCCAGCCGACGTAGAGACGGTCATCGTCGACGGCTACGTGGTCGTGCGAGACAGAAACCCGGTAACGATGAACGTCGACGAGGTGCGACGGCAGGCGGAGCAGGCTGTCGACCGCTTCGCAGACGAGACTGGATGGGAGCTGGACGTTGGCGGTGCTGAACCGCCGGGGACGATTGATACTGTTCGAGACCTCCCGAAGCGAGGACCGACACGGCTGTTGTCGCGGCTTGCGCTTCAGTCAGTACGCGACACGTTTGAATGGTAATCAAAACTGGTACACCGCCGTCTCACTGACGATTACATATGATCACGGGACACACCAGAGTGAGGTGTGAGGGATGAATCGCCGGCGTGCAGATACGGCTGCCGGCCTCCTCGTCGCGGCTATCTTTCTCTTTGGCGGAGTGCTCAGCTGGCAAGCATACCAGCGACAGCAAGCGTTCGAACAGATGGGGTCGATGATGGGGATGGGGTCGTCGATGGGCGCTGCGCACGGAACGAGTCCACTCTGGTACGTCTTCGGGACGCTCTTCGTCTCCGCTGTCGTGGGTGGCGGGTATCTCTTGGTTCGAGACGAGTTCACTAGCCCAGATGTAGAGACCCGTTCGCAGGCCCCAGCAGCGAATGCGGATGGTCCTGAGAGTACTGCGTCACCGGCGGAACAACCAGCTGGAGAGACTACTCCGGAATCGCAACCACAGGCCCGTGTGTTAGATCTCCTGCCAGAAGACGAGCGCCGACTCCTCGAACCGGTGCTGTCCTCACCCGGCCTCACGCAAATCGAATTACGAGACCGCTCGGACTTTTCGAAGAGCAAGGTGAGCCAGACGGTCAGCGCCCTCGAGAAGCGTGGTCTGTTGTACCGCGAGCGGCAGGGACGAACGTATCGTGTCTATCCGAGCGATGATTTAGAGCAGGACCAGACGAGTTGACGACCGGCCCCAGACCATTTATATTCAGAGTGGTTTTGGCGCATAACATTCGGAGATCGTCACGTTGGGCTTCGAAAATACCCAACTGGATTGATGGCTTAATCGCTCGAAATTTTCCGAAAGAGGCTCTCAAAGCCCATTATAGGATGAAGCCGAAATCGTGGAAAAATATGGTATCGTATAGACTTATACATGCACGTTGGCAACCGTTCGCTCGACGCGCATCGACTCCCGGAACCGCTGAATCGAATTGCCACCGTCGGCGAGAGACTGACGATTGTCGCCGTCGGACTGGTGGTAGTGGCCTTCCTGACGAACCCATCGCCCACCCAGGACCTGCTAGGGTGGGGGCTGCCGGTAACGCTGCCCGTGTCCCAGCCGCGATGGGGCCATTCGGTTGCGAGCTACATGATTGGCATGTGGCTTCTCGAGTTTACGTTCCCACTGGCACTTTTGGGGGCGTACGACCGGTGGGCTGACTCGATGACAGCGAGTCGCCGGTGGCTCTTGGCTATACCAGCAGTGTACATGCTCGTGCTGTCGCTGTACTGCCGAGTTGTTTACGTC
Coding sequences:
- a CDS encoding heavy-metal-associated domain-containing protein, whose amino-acid sequence is MSTTITVEGMTCGHCEQTVEDALADVSGVTGATADRDAEQATVEGDTEVSSLVEAVEDAGYTAHA
- a CDS encoding FixH family protein is translated as MENHSEHGRHGSPEGYGPGGHATLGGLSVDANGLRFVPAETRFTPSDSLDWSFQIVSQNGDVVTDFEEAHGQRGHLIVVRRDLTRFQHLHPTLGNDGTWRVEALTLPDPGVYRAFIDIVVDGHPMTLGVDLFASGEMAVAPRPNTARHATAAGYDIELQTGGILAGEASELVFEIRDDGEPVSRLDPYLGALGHLVALREGDLAYLHVHPEETSPDSGQVEFGARFPTAGRYRLFLQSKPDGTLITTQHDIRVEQ
- a CDS encoding permease, which translates into the protein MQAAIVDGIFESLRIGFGFLWTAAWAIIMGLVITSLVQVYVSKERMARVLGEETVGGVTKATLFGAASSGCSFGAIAIGKGLFKKGAHAVNVLAFMFASTNLIVELGLMILILLGWEFLVAELLGGVILIAVMAVLVHLTLPENLFDEVRQALNDRDHEHGITEDPTCGMEGKDEYSLVTDGGEMLKFCSEGCMETYEQEAASSGGWREELLSWGGWYKVGNQYRKEWSMIWKDVVAGFLISGFVIVFVPQSVWNTLFLQGEGVLVSAENAIMGVAIAVVSFVGSMGNVPFAVALWGGGISFAGVIAFVYADLITIPVLNVYRKYYGWKVMLYILGVFFVTMAFTGFLMEELFNALGIVPDLAGGETATEQTYFELNYTFYLNVIAFALSGFLLYVYRRGLGAPGQYRDPVCGMRTDDSGPSLSHDGETYYFCSERCKQSFDEHPTEFSDQHPHVSEGGGADSHDH
- a CDS encoding amidohydrolase family protein, which codes for MSVDLVIHDALVLTVDERNRLYERGTVVVDDGRITEVRKSIDGDGKLVMPGLINAHTHLEFTPLIGAFSDLGLLEMMGSMTAIFGRLADDEFDYLVEAGYELAALNFALGGVTTVNSMDVQPGAGAEAFGEAGLRGLFGPVITDLFWDEPVDEQFDRARQFIEAYHDTYGGRIQATICPHDDWSCTRELWERTAALATEYPDLLVHTHLLELEESNTMARANGAADSLDLLDDVGLLDDRLLAAHFRLADEDDIERTAASEASVAHCPSVFAYWNPDAEMQWTPVPELRSAGVDVGLGIDDHYWHDSYSLFGEARQARLAANLKRTAGQYTSMELVRMLTVEGARALGIGDEIGSVEPGKRADLILLNIEKPKFTPLTNIPAHIVNNAGPADVETVIVDGYVVVRDRNPVTMNVDEVRRQAEQAVDRFADETGWELDVGGAEPPGTIDTVRDLPKRGPTRLLSRLALQSVRDTFEW
- a CDS encoding helix-turn-helix transcriptional regulator, with amino-acid sequence MNRRRADTAAGLLVAAIFLFGGVLSWQAYQRQQAFEQMGSMMGMGSSMGAAHGTSPLWYVFGTLFVSAVVGGGYLLVRDEFTSPDVETRSQAPAANADGPESTASPAEQPAGETTPESQPQARVLDLLPEDERRLLEPVLSSPGLTQIELRDRSDFSKSKVSQTVSALEKRGLLYRERQGRTYRVYPSDDLEQDQTS